Proteins found in one Enterococcus sp. 9D6_DIV0238 genomic segment:
- a CDS encoding sucrose-6-phosphate hydrolase has translation MSVKKAWTKEERYRPYQEWDKTHLALLKEKIVNSKWRLGYHIQPNTGLLNDPNGFSYFNNQWHVFYQSYPMGAVHGLKSWYHLTSDNLVDWKEEGTKVFPDSLYDSHGVYSGSALPVSDQLFLAYTGNVRDRDWVRYSYQLGAWMDGSGKVQKIEAPLITESPAGYTSEFRDPQVFHYNDKYLMVIGAQDEAEKGKILTYQSFDLLTWQYKGELDFTDKEMGFMIECPNLLVTKDATLLIFCPQGLEPAICSYGNIYPNTYVIGDSYDNEANRLIQPTALKNLDEGFDVYATQAFQAPDNRLLSISWVGLPEIEYPTDQEEWAHCLSSVKELLIKDKKLYQRPVAEMKELRVGEAIEFNQDSDSFFETDTNQYELMLSFDPLSCGTLTLFTNKEQNKGLTINFDSQHGKITIDRSQAGAVFGEEYGFVRSFSVEQKPLELQIFVDSSIVEIFINEGEQVATMRVFPETYQTGVHLGCDGGYQGELWQLRKTNQ, from the coding sequence ATGTCTGTAAAAAAAGCTTGGACAAAAGAAGAACGTTATCGACCATATCAAGAATGGGATAAAACGCATTTGGCCTTATTGAAAGAGAAAATTGTTAATTCTAAATGGCGTTTAGGGTATCATATCCAGCCAAATACTGGCTTACTAAATGATCCAAATGGTTTTTCATATTTTAATAATCAATGGCATGTGTTTTATCAATCATACCCAATGGGAGCTGTTCATGGGTTAAAATCTTGGTATCATCTGACATCTGATAATTTAGTGGATTGGAAAGAAGAGGGAACGAAAGTATTTCCAGATAGTTTGTATGATAGTCATGGTGTTTATTCGGGGTCTGCTTTGCCTGTTTCGGACCAGTTGTTTCTTGCTTATACAGGAAATGTTCGAGATAGAGATTGGGTTCGCTATTCCTATCAATTAGGTGCTTGGATGGATGGCTCTGGAAAAGTTCAAAAAATTGAGGCACCATTGATTACTGAATCACCTGCAGGTTACACATCTGAATTTAGAGATCCCCAAGTATTCCATTATAATGATAAATATTTGATGGTCATAGGTGCTCAAGATGAAGCTGAAAAAGGAAAGATCCTTACTTATCAGAGTTTTGATTTACTTACATGGCAGTACAAGGGAGAACTAGACTTTACTGATAAAGAAATGGGCTTTATGATTGAATGCCCCAATTTATTAGTAACGAAAGATGCTACATTACTTATTTTTTGTCCTCAAGGTTTAGAACCAGCTATTTGTTCTTATGGAAATATTTATCCTAATACTTATGTGATCGGGGATTCTTACGATAACGAAGCGAATCGTTTGATTCAGCCTACTGCATTAAAAAATCTAGATGAAGGGTTTGATGTATACGCTACACAAGCCTTTCAAGCACCAGATAATCGTTTATTGTCTATTAGTTGGGTAGGTTTACCGGAAATTGAGTATCCAACGGATCAAGAAGAATGGGCCCATTGTTTAAGTAGTGTAAAAGAGCTGCTTATAAAAGATAAAAAATTATATCAACGTCCTGTCGCAGAAATGAAAGAATTACGTGTAGGTGAAGCGATTGAGTTCAACCAAGATTCTGATTCTTTTTTTGAAACAGACACAAATCAGTATGAATTAATGCTATCATTTGACCCGCTTTCCTGTGGAACGCTTACTTTGTTTACGAATAAAGAACAAAATAAAGGATTAACGATTAATTTTGACTCGCAACATGGTAAAATAACGATAGACCGTAGTCAAGCTGGTGCTGTTTTTGGAGAAGAATATGGATTTGTTCGATCGTTTTCTGTTGAACAAAAACCCTTGGAACTACAAATCTTTGTAGATTCTTCGATTGTTGAGATTTTCATCAATGAAGGTGAACAAGTAGCAACAATGCGAGTGTTTCCAGAAACATATCAGACAGGAGTCCATCTAGGTTGTGATGGAGGCTATCAAGGGGAATTATGGCAACTGCGGAAAACTAACCAATAA
- a CDS encoding LacI family DNA-binding transcriptional regulator, protein MVVKLTDVAKKAGVSPTTVSRVINNYGSLSQKTIDKVNLAMKELNYQPNSLARSLQGKNTQLIGLIFPTVANPFFGELVERIEGKLFDLGYRVILCDSANNKEKERHYINMLAANKVDGIIAGAHNLGITEYEDIELPIVSFDRYLADNIPIIGSDNFQGGYLATETLFVKGARKIAILTGSQESNSPTNFRLNGYLSFLEKHELEPKIFQIQTTARSTTLKNLEIKHILETEEIDSLFCTDDLTAILAYNQCQQLKINVPEQIKIIGYDGTKFIQNYFPQLSTIAQPMADYADILVDLLLKRIQNPEKKLEKNYLLPVKLIQGQTI, encoded by the coding sequence ATGGTTGTCAAACTAACGGATGTAGCAAAAAAAGCCGGTGTTTCTCCCACTACTGTTTCTCGTGTGATTAATAATTATGGTTCTTTAAGCCAAAAAACGATTGATAAAGTAAATTTGGCAATGAAAGAGCTGAATTATCAACCAAATTCTTTAGCTCGTTCCTTGCAAGGGAAAAACACACAACTGATTGGATTGATTTTTCCAACGGTTGCAAATCCTTTTTTTGGTGAGCTCGTTGAAAGAATCGAAGGGAAACTATTTGATCTAGGCTACCGTGTTATTTTGTGTGATAGTGCCAATAATAAAGAAAAAGAGCGTCATTATATTAATATGCTTGCTGCGAATAAAGTAGATGGGATCATAGCTGGTGCTCATAACCTAGGAATCACTGAATATGAAGATATCGAGCTGCCTATTGTTTCTTTTGACCGATATTTAGCTGACAATATTCCGATCATTGGCAGCGATAATTTTCAAGGGGGCTATCTAGCTACTGAAACATTATTTGTTAAAGGTGCACGAAAAATTGCGATTCTTACTGGTTCACAAGAATCCAATTCGCCTACAAATTTTCGCTTAAATGGGTATCTGAGTTTCTTAGAGAAACACGAATTAGAACCTAAAATTTTTCAGATTCAAACAACGGCTAGATCAACAACGTTGAAAAATTTAGAAATCAAACATATTTTAGAAACAGAAGAAATCGACAGTTTGTTTTGTACGGATGATTTAACGGCTATCCTAGCATACAATCAATGTCAGCAGTTGAAGATAAACGTTCCTGAACAAATCAAGATCATTGGGTATGATGGAACCAAATTCATTCAAAATTATTTTCCTCAACTATCGACGATTGCCCAACCAATGGCTGATTATGCAGATATCCTAGTAGATTTGTTGTTAAAACGAATCCAAAACCCAGAAAAAAAACTTGAAAAAAATTACCTGCTACCGGTAAAACTAATTCAAGGTCAAACAATATAA
- a CDS encoding IS1182 family transposase — protein sequence MMSKHPMNGRDQYMMISLEELVPKDHLIRKIDKAIDFTFIYPIVESTYSTLGRPSIDPVVLVKIVFIQYLFGIRSMRQTIKEIDTNVAYRWFLGYDFNETIPHFSTFGKNYVRRFRETTLFEDIFAYILEQAAKARMITEDVLYMDSTHIKANANKHYFTREMTHIEAKAYQSELEKEINEERIKAGKRPFTFPTESELKERKISKVDPESGYYVKGEREKQFAYSAHTGCDEHGFILDVIVTPGNRHDSQIAPDLVASICTKFPAIHAVAADAGYKTATFIEFLRRRKLHPVLPYTRPRGDRTLLAKNQFVYDEYYDCYLCPENQPLHFSTLTREGYREYKSKSYICQNCPQLKQCTRSQNHQKVVTRHIWQAGLENAEHLRHTSFNRETYRKRKETIERVFADAKEKHGMRWTKYRTLEKVAVHTRLIFAAMNLKKLALWG from the coding sequence ATGATGTCAAAACACCCAATGAATGGAAGGGATCAATACATGATGATTTCCTTGGAAGAACTTGTCCCAAAAGATCACTTGATCCGAAAAATAGATAAAGCAATTGATTTTACCTTCATTTATCCAATTGTTGAATCAACTTATTCGACCTTAGGTCGACCAAGTATTGATCCTGTGGTTTTAGTCAAAATCGTCTTCATTCAATATCTCTTTGGTATCCGTTCCATGCGTCAAACGATAAAAGAAATAGACACTAATGTCGCTTATCGTTGGTTTTTAGGCTACGATTTCAATGAAACCATTCCACATTTCTCTACCTTTGGAAAAAACTATGTTCGCCGCTTTCGAGAAACTACACTCTTTGAAGATATTTTCGCCTACATACTGGAACAAGCTGCCAAGGCTCGGATGATTACGGAAGATGTTCTCTATATGGATTCTACTCATATCAAAGCTAATGCAAACAAGCATTATTTTACTAGAGAAATGACGCATATTGAAGCAAAAGCCTATCAATCAGAATTAGAGAAAGAAATTAACGAGGAACGCATCAAGGCAGGAAAGCGCCCTTTTACTTTCCCGACAGAAAGTGAGCTGAAAGAACGAAAAATAAGTAAAGTAGACCCTGAGAGCGGGTATTATGTAAAAGGAGAACGAGAGAAACAATTTGCTTATTCTGCTCATACTGGTTGTGATGAACACGGATTCATTTTAGATGTCATTGTAACGCCTGGTAACCGTCATGATAGTCAAATTGCTCCTGATCTAGTTGCCTCTATCTGTACTAAATTTCCAGCGATACATGCTGTAGCAGCTGATGCTGGGTATAAAACTGCCACTTTTATAGAATTTCTCCGACGGAGAAAACTTCACCCTGTTCTTCCTTATACACGACCTAGAGGTGATCGAACGTTACTAGCCAAAAATCAATTTGTCTATGACGAATACTACGATTGTTACCTGTGCCCTGAAAATCAACCCTTACATTTTTCTACACTTACTCGAGAGGGATACCGTGAATATAAGTCAAAATCTTACATTTGCCAGAATTGTCCGCAATTGAAGCAGTGCACAAGAAGTCAAAATCATCAAAAAGTAGTGACCCGTCATATTTGGCAAGCTGGGTTGGAGAATGCAGAACATCTTCGTCATACTTCCTTCAATCGAGAAACATACCGCAAACGTAAAGAAACTATTGAAAGAGTGTTTGCCGATGCAAAAGAGAAGCATGGGATGCGTTGGACAAAATACCGAACCTTGGAAAAAGTCGCAGTGCATACGAGACTGATTTTTGCTGCAATGAATTTAAAGAAATTAGCCCTGTGGGGCTAG
- a CDS encoding glycoside hydrolase family 13 protein, protein MKTNWWKKATIYQVYPRSFQDTNADGIGDLPGIIQRLDYLAFLGIEAIWLSPVYQSPNEDNGYDISDYQAIDPDYGTMKDMDTLIEEAKKRNIKIIMDLVVNHTSSEHPWFQSALHDPKSEFHDFYIWRKGVGGRPPNTLQSNFGGSAWTLVPELGEYYLHLHAKEQPDLNWDNKTMRNEIYRMMNYWIEKGVGGFRLDVIDLIGKEPDQFITKNGPKLHELLQEMNQNTFGEYDLVTVGETWGATPEIAQLYSDKDREELSMVFQFEHINLDKQPGKRKWDLKKLDPKELHQVFSKWQTELTGKGWNSLFWNNHDLPRIISRWGNDQEYRVLSGKMLAIYLYFLQGTPYIYQGEEIGMINHPITSISEVDDIESRRMYDERITLGYTEEEIITSINAKGRDNARHPMQWDNSKQGGFTTGIPWLPAGDSSKINVAAALDDPNSLFYTYKKLIQLRKEVPVITEGTFESIQTEDAAVLAYIRKYEGEEIVVVVNFSDKPAHFLLNGTQQIKEILIHNYEKEISQPLLPYEAYAVLLN, encoded by the coding sequence ATGAAAACTAATTGGTGGAAAAAAGCAACGATCTATCAAGTCTATCCACGTAGTTTTCAAGATACGAACGCAGATGGTATTGGGGATCTTCCTGGAATTATTCAACGGTTAGATTATCTTGCTTTTCTAGGAATAGAAGCAATCTGGTTAAGTCCTGTATATCAATCGCCTAATGAAGATAATGGCTATGATATCAGTGATTATCAAGCGATCGATCCAGATTATGGAACAATGAAGGATATGGACACACTAATTGAAGAAGCGAAAAAGAGGAATATCAAGATCATCATGGACTTAGTCGTCAATCATACTTCCTCTGAACATCCGTGGTTTCAATCCGCGCTTCACGATCCAAAGAGCGAGTTTCATGATTTTTATATTTGGAGAAAGGGCGTTGGCGGAAGACCCCCGAACACTCTGCAGTCAAACTTCGGCGGTTCCGCTTGGACATTGGTTCCAGAACTTGGAGAATATTATCTTCACTTACACGCCAAAGAGCAACCTGACCTAAATTGGGATAATAAAACGATGCGCAACGAAATCTATCGTATGATGAATTACTGGATCGAAAAAGGAGTAGGCGGATTTCGTCTAGATGTTATTGATTTAATTGGAAAAGAACCCGACCAATTCATTACTAAAAATGGACCAAAACTCCATGAACTATTACAGGAAATGAATCAAAACACCTTTGGAGAATACGACTTGGTCACAGTAGGCGAGACATGGGGGGCAACACCCGAAATTGCTCAGCTTTATTCAGACAAGGACAGAGAGGAATTATCGATGGTTTTCCAATTTGAGCATATCAATTTGGATAAGCAACCAGGCAAACGAAAATGGGATCTAAAAAAACTTGATCCAAAAGAACTGCACCAGGTTTTTTCTAAATGGCAAACTGAATTGACTGGTAAAGGCTGGAACTCCCTATTTTGGAATAATCACGATTTGCCACGAATCATTTCTCGTTGGGGCAATGATCAAGAGTACAGGGTGCTTAGTGGTAAAATGTTGGCTATCTATCTTTATTTTCTTCAAGGAACACCTTATATTTACCAAGGGGAAGAAATCGGGATGATCAATCATCCAATTACATCCATCAGTGAAGTTGATGATATTGAAAGTCGTAGAATGTATGATGAACGCATCACTTTAGGCTATACAGAAGAGGAAATCATTACCTCTATCAATGCCAAAGGACGTGATAACGCACGCCATCCGATGCAGTGGGATAATTCTAAACAAGGAGGCTTTACAACTGGTATTCCTTGGTTACCTGCAGGAGATTCAAGTAAAATCAATGTAGCAGCTGCTTTAGATGATCCAAACTCTCTATTTTATACGTACAAAAAATTGATTCAGCTCCGAAAAGAAGTACCAGTGATTACAGAAGGAACATTTGAGAGTATTCAAACAGAAGATGCAGCAGTTTTAGCTTATATCCGTAAGTATGAAGGAGAAGAAATAGTAGTTGTTGTCAATTTTTCCGATAAGCCGGCTCACTTCTTATTGAATGGAACACAACAAATCAAAGAAATCCTGATTCATAATTATGAAAAAGAAATTAGTCAACCCCTTCTCCCTTATGAAGCCTATGCTGTTTTGCTAAATTAA
- a CDS encoding ROK family protein codes for MLYGAIEAGGTKFVCAVGNENLEIIERVSFPTETPEKTMRSVIDFFKKFETLSTIGVGSFGPIDVKRESETYGYITSTPKLAWKNFDFVGYLKDQLANISVAWTTDVNAACYGEYVAGCGKGLSSVVYYTIGTGVGGGALVDGQFVEGFSHPEMGHVMVRRHPDDTFIGSCPYHKDCLEGLAAGSAIEKRTGTKGQDLPPEDASWDIEAYYIAQCAYNTTLLFSPQIIIFGGGVMKQGQLRKKVQEQFAKLINDYVKYPDLSTYIVTPQLGDNAGVIGCLALAKDLHLQA; via the coding sequence ATGTTATACGGTGCAATCGAGGCTGGAGGCACGAAATTTGTTTGTGCAGTAGGAAACGAAAATTTAGAAATAATTGAGCGTGTATCGTTTCCTACAGAAACACCTGAAAAAACCATGCGCTCTGTGATTGATTTTTTCAAAAAATTTGAAACACTCTCAACTATTGGAGTCGGATCATTTGGCCCAATCGATGTTAAACGAGAGTCTGAAACGTATGGCTATATTACATCTACGCCTAAACTTGCATGGAAGAATTTTGATTTTGTTGGATATTTAAAAGACCAGTTGGCTAACATTTCTGTTGCTTGGACAACGGATGTAAATGCGGCTTGTTATGGGGAATATGTTGCGGGATGTGGTAAAGGGTTATCAAGTGTAGTGTATTATACTATCGGAACAGGAGTTGGTGGTGGTGCTTTAGTAGATGGGCAATTCGTTGAAGGCTTTAGCCATCCCGAAATGGGCCATGTAATGGTTCGACGGCATCCTGATGATACATTTATCGGTAGTTGTCCATACCACAAAGACTGTTTGGAAGGCTTGGCTGCAGGATCTGCCATCGAGAAAAGAACGGGGACTAAAGGGCAGGATTTACCACCAGAAGATGCGTCATGGGATATTGAAGCATACTACATTGCACAATGTGCGTACAATACGACCTTACTTTTTTCCCCACAAATAATTATTTTTGGCGGCGGGGTTATGAAGCAAGGACAATTAAGAAAAAAAGTCCAAGAGCAATTCGCCAAGCTCATCAATGATTATGTGAAATATCCAGATTTATCGACCTACATCGTTACCCCTCAATTGGGGGACAATGCTGGTGTGATTGGTTGTCTCGCTTTAGCCAAGGATTTACATTTGCAAGCTTAA
- a CDS encoding alpha-galactosidase yields the protein MSIYFDASQNFFHLSNNEISYIIGIEKKQYLTHRYFGPRLAEYHQVNQLQMIDRGFATNPISEERTFSLNTLPLETSTQGSLDYRVSNYQFRNIDGHCITNFAYDHFEISEGKRPLEGLPSLRGDQGQTLAIYLVDSIQSLEMVLYYTIYEDLPVITRSVSYTNNGTQIVYIENAGSMLLDFPRCDFDLLTFNGAHTNEATIHRQALHPGIQKIASTRGTSSPQHHPFLGLADRYTNEDQGDVYGFHFIYSGNFVAQAEVEQYGSTRIQIGINPETFEWKLSPGTTFQTPEVVLNFSRKGFNQLSQTFHTLYQTYLIPKQWQQEERPILLNSWEGNYFDFTEEDLIRQAQLASTLGIELFVLDDGWFGQRTDDTTSLGDWYVNNAKLPNGIEHLADVIHQQKMKFGLWFEPEMISVKSRLFERHPEWSLQVPNYPQTQGRQQLVLNLSLPEVQDHLIQMLIAYLSSNKIDYIKWDMNRHLTEVGSFLLPNDQQKEVSHRYVLGLYRILSEVTERFPQVLFENCSSGGGRFDPGMIAYMPQTWASDNTDALCRSKIQYGYSYLYPPIMMGAHVSDSPNHQVGRNTPLESRFLIAMSGNFGYEIAIEKQSPQELEMIKEQIIFYKKHRKLLQFGQFYRLKELDASYSTAWLFKNETEALLVYSNGLAQPAQTVQYLKTKYLEESALYKDMNTEEIYSGSELNHAGILIPRIKGDFNCFYIHWTVIR from the coding sequence ATGTCAATCTATTTTGATGCATCACAGAATTTTTTTCACCTAAGCAATAATGAAATCAGTTATATCATTGGTATCGAAAAAAAACAATATCTTACCCATAGATATTTTGGTCCTCGTTTGGCAGAGTATCATCAAGTCAATCAGCTGCAAATGATCGATCGCGGTTTTGCTACGAATCCAATCAGTGAAGAACGTACTTTTTCGCTAAACACGCTACCACTTGAAACGAGCACGCAAGGTAGCTTAGATTATCGAGTGAGTAATTATCAGTTTCGGAATATAGATGGACATTGTATTACTAATTTTGCGTATGATCATTTTGAAATTTCAGAAGGCAAGCGACCTTTAGAAGGTCTCCCTTCACTAAGGGGAGACCAAGGACAAACCTTAGCAATTTATCTTGTAGATTCTATCCAGTCACTTGAAATGGTGTTGTATTATACGATATATGAAGATCTTCCTGTCATTACACGTAGCGTATCATATACAAACAATGGAACACAGATAGTCTATATAGAAAATGCTGGTTCGATGCTCTTAGATTTTCCCCGTTGCGACTTTGACTTACTAACATTTAACGGGGCCCATACAAATGAAGCAACAATCCATCGCCAAGCTCTCCATCCTGGTATACAAAAAATCGCATCGACCAGAGGAACGAGCAGTCCGCAGCATCATCCGTTCTTAGGGCTTGCTGATCGGTATACAAATGAAGATCAAGGGGATGTTTATGGTTTTCATTTTATTTATAGTGGAAATTTTGTTGCTCAAGCTGAAGTAGAGCAGTATGGAAGCACACGGATTCAAATCGGAATCAATCCAGAGACGTTTGAATGGAAATTGTCACCTGGAACAACTTTTCAAACGCCAGAAGTTGTGTTGAATTTTAGTAGGAAAGGATTTAATCAACTTTCTCAGACGTTTCATACGTTATACCAAACCTATCTAATTCCTAAGCAATGGCAACAGGAGGAGCGTCCCATTTTACTTAATTCTTGGGAAGGCAATTATTTTGATTTTACTGAAGAGGACTTGATTCGCCAAGCTCAATTAGCGAGTACATTAGGGATTGAATTATTTGTTTTAGATGACGGATGGTTTGGCCAACGGACAGATGATACAACTTCTTTAGGCGATTGGTATGTGAACAACGCAAAACTTCCAAATGGGATCGAGCATCTAGCAGATGTTATTCACCAACAAAAGATGAAATTTGGTTTATGGTTTGAGCCAGAAATGATTTCTGTAAAAAGTCGTTTGTTTGAAAGACATCCAGAATGGAGTTTACAGGTTCCAAATTACCCTCAAACACAAGGGAGACAACAGCTAGTCTTAAATTTAAGTTTGCCAGAAGTTCAAGACCACCTCATTCAAATGCTGATAGCGTATCTGTCATCAAATAAAATCGATTATATAAAATGGGATATGAATCGACATTTAACGGAAGTGGGCAGTTTTCTTTTACCCAATGATCAGCAAAAAGAAGTTAGCCATCGTTATGTCTTAGGACTATATCGTATTCTATCTGAAGTAACAGAACGATTTCCCCAGGTCCTTTTTGAAAATTGCTCTAGTGGTGGCGGACGATTTGATCCAGGAATGATTGCTTATATGCCTCAAACTTGGGCAAGTGATAACACAGATGCGTTATGTCGCTCGAAAATCCAATATGGCTATAGCTATCTGTATCCGCCAATTATGATGGGCGCTCATGTTTCAGATAGTCCTAATCATCAAGTAGGTCGAAATACTCCCTTAGAAAGTCGCTTTTTAATTGCGATGAGTGGAAACTTTGGCTATGAAATAGCAATCGAGAAACAATCGCCACAAGAACTCGAAATGATAAAAGAGCAAATTATATTTTATAAAAAGCATCGTAAACTGTTACAGTTTGGTCAATTCTATCGTTTAAAAGAACTTGATGCGTCTTATTCTACTGCTTGGCTATTTAAAAATGAAACAGAAGCGCTTCTTGTCTATTCCAATGGACTAGCACAACCAGCACAAACGGTTCAGTATTTAAAAACAAAATATCTTGAGGAATCAGCTCTTTATAAGGACATGAACACAGAGGAAATATACAGTGGTAGTGAATTAAATCACGCCGGCATTCTTATACCGAGGATCAAAGGGGATTTCAATTGTTTCTATATTCATTGGACTGTTATTAGGTAA
- a CDS encoding sucrose-specific PTS transporter subunit IIBC, whose product MDYKKVAEEIKQALGEDNIQAAAHCATRLRLVLKDSSKVDQKALDNNDAVKGTFEANDQFQIIIGAGDVNNVYDELIKITNVKEATTADLKEVAVNGKKNNPIMAFIKVLSDIFVPIVPALVAGGLLMALNNVLTAQHLFGPQSVVEMFPNITDVASIINLLASAPFAFLPILVGFSATKRFGGNPYLGAAIGMAMVMPDLVNGYGVANAIAEGSMNYWHIFGMNVAQAGYQGSVLPVLVVSWLLATLEKFFHKRIPNAFDFTFTPMLAIIITGFLTFIVVGPVMRIVSDGLTDGLVWLYNTTGAIGLGVFGLFYSPIVITGLHQSFPAIETTLLADVARTGGSFIFPVASMANVGQGAATLAIMLLTKNKKQKSLATSASISAMLGITEPAIFGVNLKLKFPFICGMIASAVACVFIGAFHVLSVAMGPASVIGFISIAPKSIPYFMIGIVISILVGFVTTYAYGKRHMSVFADDDTSAGEVAVEINEDPETEIIAVQDELLAAPVKGTPISLKEVNDPVFAQEMMGKGIAVIPEKGIIYAPADGELTVVYDSKHAYGLKTTHGAEVLIHIGIDTVKLNGEFFETTKKYGDLVKKGDVLGTVDLDAVKQAGFDPTVMMIVTNTNDYEAVEVIDTLSADGNQDLLALSVRYEN is encoded by the coding sequence ATGGATTACAAAAAAGTAGCAGAGGAAATCAAGCAAGCACTCGGCGAAGACAACATTCAAGCTGCAGCGCATTGTGCGACACGACTAAGGTTAGTTTTAAAAGATTCCAGTAAGGTGGATCAAAAAGCTTTAGACAATAATGATGCTGTTAAAGGAACATTTGAAGCTAATGACCAGTTTCAAATCATTATTGGGGCTGGTGACGTCAACAACGTCTATGATGAACTGATAAAAATAACGAATGTCAAAGAAGCAACAACCGCTGATTTAAAAGAAGTTGCGGTAAACGGTAAGAAGAACAATCCAATTATGGCCTTTATTAAAGTATTATCTGATATTTTTGTTCCGATTGTTCCAGCTTTAGTCGCTGGTGGTTTATTGATGGCGTTGAACAATGTGTTAACTGCACAACATTTATTTGGCCCACAATCCGTTGTAGAAATGTTCCCTAATATAACGGATGTTGCAAGTATCATTAATTTATTAGCTTCTGCACCCTTTGCTTTCTTACCTATCTTAGTTGGATTTTCTGCAACCAAACGCTTTGGCGGTAATCCCTATCTAGGTGCGGCCATTGGAATGGCGATGGTTATGCCTGATTTAGTCAATGGTTATGGTGTTGCTAATGCGATTGCTGAAGGTAGTATGAATTATTGGCATATTTTTGGGATGAACGTTGCCCAAGCAGGTTATCAAGGTTCTGTATTGCCAGTATTAGTGGTTTCTTGGCTTTTAGCAACTTTAGAAAAATTCTTCCACAAACGCATTCCAAATGCATTTGATTTTACTTTCACCCCAATGCTAGCCATTATTATTACTGGATTTTTAACCTTTATCGTTGTGGGCCCTGTTATGAGAATCGTTTCAGATGGTTTAACTGACGGACTTGTTTGGTTGTATAATACAACAGGAGCAATTGGCTTAGGTGTATTCGGACTTTTTTATTCACCAATTGTTATTACAGGACTACATCAAAGTTTTCCAGCAATCGAGACCACCTTGTTAGCGGATGTTGCACGTACTGGCGGTTCCTTCATTTTCCCAGTTGCATCTATGGCAAATGTTGGTCAAGGTGCAGCAACACTTGCCATTATGTTATTAACTAAAAATAAAAAACAAAAAAGTTTAGCGACCTCAGCAAGTATTTCAGCGATGCTAGGAATTACGGAACCAGCAATTTTTGGGGTCAATTTAAAACTTAAATTTCCATTTATCTGCGGTATGATTGCTTCAGCAGTTGCTTGTGTATTTATTGGTGCATTTCATGTTTTATCAGTGGCAATGGGACCTGCTAGTGTGATCGGATTTATTTCAATCGCACCAAAATCAATTCCTTATTTCATGATTGGAATCGTCATCAGTATTTTAGTTGGTTTTGTTACGACATATGCTTATGGTAAACGTCATATGTCTGTATTTGCAGATGATGATACTAGTGCAGGTGAAGTTGCGGTTGAAATCAATGAAGATCCTGAAACGGAAATCATCGCTGTTCAAGATGAACTCTTAGCTGCACCTGTCAAAGGTACACCTATTTCTTTAAAAGAAGTCAACGACCCTGTCTTTGCTCAAGAAATGATGGGAAAAGGCATTGCAGTAATTCCAGAAAAAGGGATTATTTACGCACCAGCTGATGGGGAATTAACGGTCGTATACGATTCAAAACATGCTTATGGGTTAAAAACAACTCATGGTGCAGAAGTACTGATCCATATTGGAATCGATACGGTAAAATTAAATGGAGAATTCTTTGAAACGACTAAAAAATATGGAGACTTAGTGAAAAAAGGGGATGTCTTAGGAACAGTCGATTTAGACGCTGTTAAACAAGCGGGCTTTGACCCAACAGTGATGATGATCGTGACCAATACGAACGACTATGAAGCCGTTGAAGTAATTGACACATTAAGTGCCGATGGAAACCAAGATCTACTAGCATTGAGTGTGCGCTATGAAAACTAA